DNA from Musa acuminata AAA Group cultivar baxijiao chromosome BXJ1-5, Cavendish_Baxijiao_AAA, whole genome shotgun sequence:
CAATAGACATTTTGTATTTAGATATTCTGCTTTGATTTTTCATCCCATAAAAGTTAGGTTAATGATATATTTTGGCTAAAAGGAGTGTGAAGATATGTGACAGCTTTTTGAAGGTAAACAAACATATGGTGACAGTCAGTGGCTATAGTTTTTTTTCGGTGTCGACGATAAGATTGTGTATATTAGGGAGATATTGCCTCAGCGAGGGTTTCATTCACTATATTCTGACATATTTGTTGTTGTTTCTTTTAGGCCGCGACATAAACACAATGGATGAGAAGGTAACAAAGACGAGCCCTGAGAGCACTGAAGGTGGAATTGAAGTTGCACCACCTTGCTACACTAATAGCTGCTCATATGGAACTTGCACTTGTTGTTCATCAAGTGAAGAGTGCTATCCTGCCAGATCGGAGTGCTTGAAACATTGTcccattggcaaatgaaccaatTTGATGTCCCAAAGGTTCATTTAAAGTAGATGAATAAGAGCTTTTGTCAGCTATTAAAAAGCTGATGAAGTGCATTTTTCAGATGTATTGCATGTTGTTACAGTTCTGCAAAGGTCAATGAAAGATGGAATTCAATTGGCTCCTCCATGACTCTTTTTCTTCATGACATCCTCCATAAATAACTCCATCATGGCATTCACAGCTACTGTGAATGCAGTCATGAATGCAATGCTGTGAGTGATAGTTCTAGTGAATTTAATATGAGAGATTGAGAGGTTTGTAGGATATAATTTGGAATCATTGATTGTCATTTCATATGGTTTGTAGGACTTTGCATTGACAAGCAGGACCTCACCAAGGACTGGAACTCCTCCAGTCCCTAACCTAAACACAGACTGGAGTTGGGACTCTCTCAACCTGAAACAGCAGGGACAAGCAGAAACCATCTTCTTCTCAACATTTATCTTTGCCTGCGAGGACAGTGGAGGACCAAAGCATGCTTTGTCTATCTGTACTGAGAACAGAAGAAAAGGCCCTTTCAACTAATGTCTCCCATCTATCAGGTTGAATTTGATATGAGATTTCAGTAAGCTCAATCATTGGCAGTAAGATTTTGGGATGCATAATAGTAGGATCTTCTTCAAACTAGTGCAGAATCTTAACTCAAACCTTCCACAAATTTCTTTATCAGGTGAGGCAACTTTCAACAAAATTAACTTGGTTTCATTGTCCGAATCGGTGTTCATCAGTCTGGAGTTTGGTTGAGGATCATAATGAAAGATTATTTGGGCATAATAGATGACAAGGACATCATGATTGGTCAATAATATTCACAAAACAATTCAGTTGAAAATGATTGCTATTGTCCCAGTCACAATGATGAACAAAGCCAATTCAATCAGTGGCTTCATGGAAGAATCAACCGAACAAAATATTCAGGTGACATGAAATTTTTGTACTAAATTGTTAGAGAAGTTAGCATTTTTTATGGAATTCAGCAAGAAATGGAACACTGGAAGACAAAGAAAACTTGATTGATGCATGTGAGTAAACAGGTCTCTCATGCTGCTGCAAATCTAGTTCTGAACTTTCTGAGATTAGGTCGGCTGCTCGTCGCTATCATTATACCCTGAGATGGTGTCTTTCAAGAGCTAACAAGATGTGGTCTTCACTAACAAAGCCAAAAACAATCAGACTCTTGACAATTAATCATCCACATTGCTTTCAAACTCAATAAATCGGATTGGGATATAAATCTAGCTACCACTACAAACATATGAATGTTCAAAGGAATCTTGAGATGCTTTGAGTAGATTTGCAGAACAAGTCACAGGGAGCCTCAAGAACTAATACTTCTGTTCATGATCTAAGAAACACAGTTCCTGAGTCCATTATTTAAAGCCTTCCCACATGATTGATACATGACACATTGTCTGAAGCTATATACTTGATTTTGTTTTATGAGATCATGGGCCACATTAAGACAAGTATATACAATACAAAAATCACTAGTTGCTGAGGATGATCCACCAGACATTGAGCAAACACAGTTGAAATCAGTTCTGAGGAGAAACTTACTGCATCAACACTTGTTGCATGCAGAGAGTGACATTTTTTATGACAGATACCTTCCCAAGCCCTCTTTCCCACATGATAAGATCTGTTTCACCATATGACTCAAATTAAACATTTCCAAAAATGAACATTTTTCATTGGAaaagaaaacattaaaaaaaaacccCAAAAGACAGTACAACAGGTAAAATGGAAACAGAAAAGAAATGGAAGCTGCAAACATATTTGGTAATGTAACATATACATGTGATCTACCAAAGCATCAAATTCTTTGGACTGTTCTTGATACTAAAACTCAAATTTAATTATGCATCTTATATCATCATAGTTGTGTGGGCCTTTGCGCATCGATCCGTTGCATCATACAAATCGATACTGTCACCTAACATTCATGCTGAAGAATATCTGTGCATAGGAACATAAATTATCAGGTAAAAAGATAAGTATAAATACATACATGTCACTTTCTCTTTAGTAGCTTCTTTGTTGAAGTCGGTCGGTCGATCGAAGAATGAATTCATGTCGTAGTAGGAAAGGGATTCTGATACAAGTAGTGATCCTAACTTCACAGGTTATCAATTAACTCCCCAGACCCAGATTCAATACTGCTGTCTGAGTTGTTGGCAACCTTGTGAAGGCTTTCCACATGTCGAAGACCTGTCGTCGTGCAGGAAGAAGGAGATGAATTTGCCAAAGAATACCTGACATGGAATATAGAATGTCGAGTTGATTCAGTGGTGACAGATGAGATTAGGCTGATGATGAAGTGTGAGAAGGCCATTAAAAATGCTTGTTGTCAGGAGTAGCCCCCACTGTTTGGAAGCTGTCTCAGTTCTCATCAGAGAAGTGATGCTTTCTAATGCATGTTAGGTCAAATTATAGGTTTCTTTATGATTCACGTTTACTCGACTCTATCCACCTCTATCAGGGAATTGAACCTCGAACTACGGTGATGGGAACAAACAAGCTGACTTGGAATACCAACTAGAGATGAAGATTACCGCATAGATTCTCATGCACCTCGATTTCTATGTCCCCAACTTGGACGCAGATGCTTTGCTCCAACTATATTCCTTCCTCTCTCAGCTCTTCAGTGGAAACACCCGACAAGAAGCTCAGTCAGTGACTTGCTAAAGTCTTTGTTCGTCCAGGAACAAGCGCCATGGAGCAAGCAAGATGCTGGATGTGGACAAGAACAAGACACAGTGGCAGGCCGCACCTCAGCGCTCAGATCCCCGGAGTCGTCCTTGGATCCTCCAGCAACGAGTCATGGGAGGAGAGAGCCTTCGCGGAAGACGCCGCAGGCCGCTTAGGAGGCTGCACATGGCCGCCGAGGTCGTACTCGTGCAGCTTTTGCAGACGGGAATTCCGATCGGCGCAGGCACTTGGTGGGCACATGAACGTGCACCGGAGGGATCGAGCGAGGCTGAAGCAGTTGTCTTCGAGCCTCGGCGAAGAGACCGCCGAAGCCGAAGATGAGCAAGTGACGGGTGCAGAACTCCGTCCGCAGGTCAGCCCTAACCCTAGTTCCAGGTTCTTGCCACCACCTCTCTCTCCTAGGGTTTCTGCTCCATCCATCCAAGAGAACTGGCCCGACAACACCTTGATCTCTCCAGCATTTTCTTCGTCTATCGCTCGAGAGGAGGACCCCAATGAATCGCTGTTCTCCACGACTAGATCTCTGCACCATCCTACACTTCTCCATCTACTTATTGTACCAGAATCCAAGCTCGGGGAAACCAATTTAGGGTCCAACGGATTTGGTTTTCGGAGTCGGAGAGATCCAGGAATCTATGATGAGCAGACCAGCTGTTACAAGAGAAGGAGATCCGAGAGACCCTCTTCTTGTGAGCAGCAACAAGTGCAGTCTGAGGTACCTGATCACAACCATCTGGAAGAGTTAGATCTTGAGCTGAGGCTTGGAAGTATCCCAAAGATGTAGTATTTCTGATCGAATCAGTATGTTCTAAGTAGTAATTTTTCTTTTCCCAATTTCTTCACCTTTAGTC
Protein-coding regions in this window:
- the LOC135673243 gene encoding probable transcriptional regulator RABBIT EARS, whose amino-acid sequence is MEQARCWMWTRTRHSGRPHLSAQIPGVVLGSSSNESWEERAFAEDAAGRLGGCTWPPRSYSCSFCRREFRSAQALGGHMNVHRRDRARLKQLSSSLGEETAEAEDEQVTGAELRPQVSPNPSSRFLPPPLSPRVSAPSIQENWPDNTLISPAFSSSIAREEDPNESLFSTTRSLHHPTLLHLLIVPESKLGETNLGSNGFGFRSRRDPGIYDEQTSCYKRRRSERPSSCEQQQVQSEVPDHNHLEELDLELRLGSIPKM